Proteins encoded by one window of Aphis gossypii isolate Hap1 chromosome X, ASM2018417v2, whole genome shotgun sequence:
- the LOC114126442 gene encoding dentin sialophosphoprotein-like: MEYYSTGLTNKSRSNKKSNSGYDTNDEDEDNDDDDDDDDDDDDDDDCVAVDKGGKQTLPACIRLLAGNICAIDDEPWTVEESDDFREDNSDNPQILSQKTVGNKQNQKSSSAISKTFPCVKETEEQLHLKNNHVEMFINSELGKIFENIFDSDNALNIEQLQVEEKSELSKKLIVDENINNELALNESNNTTRNAIDIAGISCSTSLPVLPGPSYSTDLPGPSHLTDIPGPSYSTKLPGTSYSTELPGTSYLTEIPGTSYSTELPGTSYSTELPGTSYSTELPGTSYSTEIPGTSYSTEIPGTSYSTELLGPSHSTDTPGPSYSTDLSGPSCSTFLCDPSGSNDSNIKKDNEMENLINKIYNDFFRTIETSKTNTDTNQDCSKFPKLNVNNENDGNFECFQEDPDIVNPEIMYNIDLNEHYKYMDLLVQKIENATTKQAKQTVLNECMQLMPIPQTEPEPQVFTKEERLKFARGICEWEYKIDRDDWDKIMFKRAVIFTAHAGFDESNEESLQVLSDIIIHYIKEIAIIMKKNFDIQIKSSCPDEIDPINNCLQEIGMKGGLRELIQHYNDDIFGRRKAVMNKCKELQKIIDKFVEQAKNSLYDKTDEENLTNKEIISEEISIDEENKTEAEAKSSAEGNTIIQQNVEHLDD, translated from the exons ATGGAGTATTATTCCACTGGCCTAACTAATAAAAGTAGATCTAATAAGAAATCTAATTCTGGATATGATACAAATGATGAAGATGAAGacaatgatgatgatgatgatgatgatgatgatgatgatgatgatgatgattgtGTTGCTGTTGATAAAGGAGGGAAACAAACATTACCTGCCTGTATAAGACTATTAGCAGGAAATATATGTGCTATAGATGATGAACCATGGACAGTTGAAGAAAGTGATGACTTCAGGGAAGATAATTCAGATAATCCACAAATTTTATCTCAAAAAACAGTTGGTAATaagcaaaatcaaaaatctagTTCTgcaatttcaaaaacatttccCTGTGTTAAAGAAACAGAAGAACAATtacatctaaaaaataatcatgttGAAATGTTCATCAATTCTGAActaggtaaaatatttgaaaatatttttgattcagATAATGCCTTAAATATAGAACAATTACAAGTAGAGGAGAAATCTGAATTGAGTAAAAAGTTAATTgttgatgaaaatataaataatgaactgGCCTTGAATGAAAGCAATAACACTACAAGGAATGCTATTGATATTGCTGGTATATCTTGCTCTACATCTTTACCTGTCCTACCTGGTCCTTCATATTCGACTGACCTACCTGGTCCCTCACATTTGACAGACATACCTGGGCCTTCATACTCAACCAAGCTACCTGGTACCTCATACTCAACTGAGCTACCTGGTACCTCATACTTAACTGAGATACCTGGTACCTCATACTCAACTGAGCTACCTGGTACCTCATACTCAACTGAGCTACCTGGTACCTCATACTCAACTGAGCTACCTGGTACCTCATACTCAACTGAGATACCTGGTACCTCATACTCAACTGAGATACCTGGTACCTCCTACTCAACTGAGCTACTTGGTCCCTCACATTCGACAGACACACCTGGACCTTCATACTCGACTGACTTATCTGGTCCTTCTTGCTCTACATTTTTATGTGATCCTTCAGGTTCAAatgattcaaatataaaaaaagacaatgaaatggaaaatttaataaataaaatttacaatgatttttttagaaCTATAGAAACATCAAAAACTAATACTGATACAAATCAAGATTGTTCAAAATTcccaaaattaaatgttaacaatGAAAATGACGggaattttgaatgttttcagGAAGATCCCGATATTGTTAACCctgaaattatgtataatattgatctTAATGaacattacaaatatatggatctattagttcaaaaaattgaaaatgcaaCTACTAAACAAGCAAAACAAACAGTATTAAATGAATGTATGCAGCTTATGCCAATTCCTCAAACTGAACCAGAGCCCCAAGTATTTACTAAAGAGGAACGTTTAAAATTTGCAAGAGGCATTTGTGAATGGGAGTATAAAATTGATCGTGATGATTgggataaaataatgttcaaacgTGCAGTTATATTTACAGCTCATGCTGGATTTGATGAATCGAATGAAGAAAGCTTGCAAGTGTTAtctgatataattattcattatataaaagaGATTgccattataatgaaaaagaaTTTTGATATCCAAATTAAAAGCTCTTGTCCAGACGAAATTGATccaattaataattgtcttCAAGAG ATTGGTATGAAAGGTGGTTTAAGAGAACTGATCCAACattataatgatgatatatttGGTAGACGTAAAGCAGTAATGAATAAATGTAAAGAATTGCAAAAGATTATTGACAAGTTTGTTGAACAAGCCAAAAATTCACTTTACGATAAGACTGATGAAGAAAACTTaacaaataaagaaattattagcGAAGAGATTTCGATAGATGAAGAAAACAAAACTGAAGCTGAAGCAAAATCATCTGCAGAAGGAAATACTATTATTCAGCAAAATGTTGAACATCTAGATGATTGa